Proteins encoded in a region of the Gallalistipes aquisgranensis genome:
- a CDS encoding RagB/SusD family nutrient uptake outer membrane protein translates to MKSIFKSGLIAAAALFCGCSDFLELRPKDKLDAQALFSDPEGVKLYMANLYAQLPIEDFNYLRGGFNDFYGENMVAAMFTEEATHSEYQAHLTADNFSWWTEAYSLIRDVNILADAIPTLNIPNDQRTSMVGEVAFIKAYAYFGLAKRYGGVPIIDRVQKWDGDVEALKVPRSTEKETWDYILNQCDIASGNLPSAWEGGQRRATKWVAYALKSRAALHAASIAKFGSRATLSGTAVDMHLVGLTPDLANGYYEAAIKAANEVMISRKFSLYKPSPATPEEAAENYRKMFEDPANAPEETIFVKGYTKQELGHNYNIYYGPSQLANGWPHPGRMNPNLELVDAYERYDNPGKSAPIVTSDAPDDLTDYSGFRPDKNYRKFDTPYGIFEGKDARLWGTVILPGTQWKETTIVIQAGYVKPDGTAQIYSGNPYVNPADGKTYYVFGGANKTDYSGFDTEGGNYTRTGFSFKKFLDERIPTLYGYNNSLTDYIDFRYAEVLLNYAEAVVESGYTADNAQATAKKALNDIRRRAAHTNDIELTPENVQRERLVELAFENKHFWDLYRRREYHTLCNGSIMHALLPVIDLRENPAKYIFIRADIQRVARFTFLEKMYYHAIPGTTANGLVQNPQY, encoded by the coding sequence ATGAAAAGCATATTCAAATCCGGACTGATCGCAGCCGCCGCACTGTTTTGCGGCTGTTCCGACTTTCTCGAGCTGAGGCCCAAGGACAAACTCGACGCCCAGGCCCTGTTTTCCGACCCGGAGGGGGTGAAACTCTATATGGCCAATCTTTACGCCCAACTGCCGATCGAGGATTTCAACTACCTGAGGGGCGGCTTCAACGACTTCTACGGAGAAAACATGGTGGCCGCCATGTTCACCGAAGAGGCGACCCACTCGGAATACCAGGCCCATCTGACGGCCGACAACTTCTCCTGGTGGACGGAAGCCTATTCGCTGATCCGCGACGTGAATATTCTGGCCGATGCGATCCCGACGCTCAACATCCCGAACGACCAGCGCACATCCATGGTGGGCGAAGTGGCTTTCATCAAGGCCTATGCCTATTTCGGACTGGCCAAACGGTACGGCGGCGTCCCCATCATCGACCGGGTACAGAAGTGGGACGGTGACGTGGAGGCGCTCAAAGTGCCGCGCAGTACCGAAAAGGAGACATGGGACTACATACTGAACCAATGCGACATCGCTTCCGGCAATCTCCCCTCGGCCTGGGAAGGAGGGCAGCGGCGCGCCACCAAGTGGGTGGCCTACGCCCTCAAGTCGCGGGCCGCCCTGCACGCGGCGTCGATCGCCAAATTCGGCAGCCGGGCCACTCTGTCGGGAACGGCCGTGGACATGCATCTGGTCGGACTGACTCCCGATCTGGCCAACGGATATTATGAAGCGGCCATCAAGGCGGCGAACGAAGTGATGATTTCCCGCAAATTCTCGCTCTACAAACCCTCTCCCGCCACTCCCGAAGAAGCGGCCGAGAACTACCGCAAGATGTTCGAAGACCCGGCCAACGCTCCCGAAGAGACGATTTTCGTCAAGGGATACACCAAGCAGGAGCTCGGCCACAACTACAACATCTACTACGGCCCCTCACAGCTGGCCAACGGATGGCCCCACCCCGGACGCATGAACCCGAACCTGGAACTGGTCGATGCTTATGAACGTTACGACAACCCGGGCAAAAGCGCACCGATCGTCACCTCCGACGCACCCGATGATCTGACCGATTACAGCGGATTCAGACCCGACAAGAACTACCGGAAATTCGACACGCCCTACGGCATTTTCGAAGGCAAGGATGCCCGACTGTGGGGCACCGTCATCCTGCCCGGCACGCAGTGGAAAGAGACGACCATCGTGATCCAGGCCGGATACGTCAAACCCGATGGCACGGCACAGATCTATTCGGGCAATCCGTACGTCAATCCGGCCGACGGCAAGACTTACTACGTGTTCGGCGGAGCTAACAAGACGGACTACTCGGGTTTCGACACCGAAGGAGGGAACTACACACGTACGGGATTCAGTTTCAAAAAGTTTCTCGACGAACGGATTCCGACCCTCTACGGATACAACAACAGCCTGACGGACTATATCGACTTCCGCTATGCCGAAGTGCTGCTCAATTATGCCGAAGCGGTGGTCGAGAGCGGCTACACCGCCGACAACGCGCAGGCCACGGCGAAAAAGGCGCTGAACGATATCCGCCGCAGGGCCGCCCACACGAACGACATCGAACTGACGCCGGAAAACGTACAACGCGAGCGGCTCGTGGAACTGGCATTCGAAAACAAGCATTTCTGGGACCTCTACCGGAGGCGGGAGTACCATACCCTGTGCAACGGTTCGATCATGCACGCCCTGCTGCCGGTGATCGACCTGCGGGAGAACCCCGCCAAATACATCTTCATCCGGGCCGATATCCAGCGCGTGGCCAGGTTCAC
- a CDS encoding SusC/RagA family TonB-linked outer membrane protein: MNDFKPRRSWRWLSLLFAAWLGLSAVSVSAQEKEVKVSGQVLDAKNEPVVGAAVYVEGTSKGTTTDVNGNFTLLVKPGAVVTVKYIGFRTREIPASQLKGAKVLLTEDATQLDDVVVVGYGVRKKETLTGAVSNIANKELMTTTHSSLAQNLQGKVAGLQIRQNSGEPGDFNTMINIRGFGNPLYVIDGIPQDMGGNDFQRLNPQDIESISIIKDASAAVYGLKAANGVVIVTTNRGRKGKTKFNYNMTYGWQKPTDMPRMANRSEWAQMRNEANLNAGGTPYFTREELAREMAGATTDWYGLTMRDFSTQQQHNLSASGGTDKITYYVSLGYVQENGLLRSKDLNYNKYTFRSNLTAKLAKNFSADVNISGRYDTKNSPSAGYHDIFYGTRTALPNTEAYANGNPEYLGYQRFINPIAIADSDISGYTQNKNQMLTSSLSLKYDVPFVKGLSVKAVGAFDNNRLLDKSLTREYKLYTYDANAEIPYQATKKNSPSKISNGNTDIDMLTLQGFLTYSRVFAEDHSLDATFVYEIHKYDSRTSTLGREYSFYTNDQIDQASLNNQTNSGMEEQQRNAALIGRLNYGFRDKYLVEFAFRYDGSYRYPRNQRWGFFPVVSAGWRISEEPFMKNVKFISNLKLRGSYGVLGEDSGSKAFQYITGYSLTGGGGYEFVNGTWTEGAASPAIVNERLTWYTSHTADIGIDLGLLSNRLAFEFDVYQRDRKGLMADRLVSLPNTFGGTLPQENLNSDRVRGLDLSVAYNDRFGDFYLSVRGNFNFARTMNRHVEHAPYANSMDRWRNGVDNRWGDFAWGYVVENQFTDEESIIFAPLQNGANGNTLTLPGDYRYKDVNGDGVIDGKDMMPIFYNGSPKLYYGLTLSAAWKGFDFSAVLQGSGRYTVRFKEVYAEMLAFDLNTPAYFFDRWHREDPYDPNSAWIPGKWPATRLVTDAGSIYNESEIWRKDASYLRMKSMELGYTIPAKYLKKIGIEGIRVYFTAHNVFTITDPFVKAFDPEKIEGANSSGFTYPLTRSYNLGININF; encoded by the coding sequence GCCAAAAACGAACCGGTCGTCGGAGCAGCCGTCTATGTGGAGGGGACCTCCAAGGGCACGACGACGGATGTCAACGGGAATTTCACCCTGCTGGTGAAACCCGGAGCCGTGGTTACGGTCAAGTACATCGGGTTTCGTACCCGCGAGATTCCCGCCTCGCAGCTCAAAGGGGCCAAAGTCCTTCTGACGGAAGACGCCACGCAACTCGACGACGTGGTGGTCGTGGGCTACGGTGTGCGTAAAAAGGAGACCCTCACCGGAGCAGTCTCCAACATTGCCAACAAAGAGCTGATGACCACCACCCATTCGAGTCTCGCCCAGAACCTTCAGGGCAAAGTAGCCGGATTGCAGATCCGCCAGAACAGCGGCGAACCGGGCGATTTCAACACGATGATCAACATCCGCGGTTTCGGCAATCCGCTCTACGTGATCGACGGTATCCCCCAGGACATGGGAGGCAACGATTTCCAGCGGCTCAATCCGCAGGACATCGAAAGCATCTCCATCATCAAGGATGCCTCCGCAGCCGTTTACGGTCTGAAGGCGGCCAACGGCGTGGTGATCGTGACCACGAACCGGGGCCGTAAGGGGAAGACGAAGTTCAACTACAACATGACCTACGGCTGGCAGAAACCGACCGATATGCCCCGCATGGCGAACCGGTCGGAATGGGCCCAGATGCGTAACGAGGCCAATCTCAACGCAGGAGGGACACCCTACTTCACCCGGGAGGAACTCGCCCGCGAGATGGCCGGCGCCACGACCGACTGGTACGGACTGACCATGCGCGACTTTTCGACCCAGCAACAGCATAACCTCTCCGCATCGGGCGGAACCGACAAGATAACCTATTACGTCAGTCTGGGATACGTTCAGGAGAACGGACTGCTCCGCAGCAAGGATCTCAACTACAACAAATACACCTTCCGGTCCAACCTCACGGCTAAACTGGCGAAGAACTTCAGCGCCGACGTCAACATCTCCGGGCGCTACGACACCAAAAACTCACCGTCAGCCGGATACCACGACATTTTCTACGGTACCCGCACGGCGCTTCCCAACACGGAAGCCTACGCCAACGGCAATCCCGAATATCTGGGATACCAGCGCTTCATCAATCCGATCGCCATCGCCGACAGCGACATCTCCGGGTACACCCAGAACAAAAACCAGATGCTTACCTCATCGCTTTCGCTCAAATACGACGTTCCCTTCGTGAAGGGCCTGTCGGTCAAGGCCGTGGGGGCGTTCGACAACAACCGACTGCTGGACAAGTCGTTAACCAGGGAATATAAGCTATACACCTACGACGCGAATGCGGAAATTCCCTACCAGGCGACCAAGAAGAACAGCCCCTCGAAGATTTCGAACGGCAATACGGACATCGACATGCTCACTCTGCAAGGGTTTCTGACCTATTCGCGGGTTTTTGCCGAGGATCACAGCCTGGACGCGACGTTCGTCTATGAAATCCACAAGTACGACAGCCGCACCTCCACCCTGGGCAGGGAGTACAGCTTCTACACCAACGACCAGATCGACCAGGCCAGCCTGAACAACCAGACCAATTCCGGCATGGAGGAGCAGCAGCGCAACGCCGCCCTGATCGGCCGGCTGAACTACGGTTTCCGGGACAAATACCTCGTGGAATTCGCCTTCCGCTACGACGGTTCCTACCGTTATCCCCGCAATCAGCGCTGGGGTTTCTTCCCCGTAGTGTCGGCCGGATGGAGGATTTCGGAAGAACCGTTCATGAAAAACGTGAAATTCATCAGTAACCTCAAACTCCGGGGATCGTACGGAGTACTGGGCGAAGATTCGGGCAGCAAGGCATTCCAATACATCACCGGATACAGTCTGACGGGCGGCGGCGGTTACGAATTCGTGAACGGAACCTGGACCGAAGGCGCCGCCTCTCCCGCGATCGTCAACGAACGGCTGACCTGGTACACCTCACACACGGCCGACATCGGCATCGACCTGGGGCTGTTGAGTAACCGGCTCGCATTCGAATTCGACGTTTATCAGCGAGACAGGAAAGGACTGATGGCCGACCGGCTCGTTTCGCTGCCCAACACCTTCGGCGGCACGCTTCCCCAGGAAAACCTCAACAGCGACCGGGTACGGGGGCTCGACCTGTCGGTGGCCTATAACGACCGATTCGGCGATTTCTATCTCAGCGTACGGGGCAATTTCAACTTTGCCCGCACGATGAACCGCCATGTGGAACATGCGCCCTATGCCAACAGCATGGACCGCTGGCGCAACGGCGTGGACAACCGGTGGGGAGATTTCGCCTGGGGGTATGTGGTCGAAAACCAGTTCACCGACGAAGAGTCGATCATTTTCGCCCCTCTCCAGAACGGAGCCAACGGTAATACCCTGACCCTGCCGGGCGACTACCGTTACAAGGACGTGAACGGCGACGGAGTGATCGACGGCAAAGACATGATGCCCATTTTCTACAACGGTTCACCGAAACTCTATTACGGGCTGACGCTCAGCGCTGCCTGGAAAGGATTCGACTTCAGCGCCGTGCTCCAAGGTTCGGGACGCTACACGGTACGCTTCAAGGAGGTCTATGCCGAAATGCTCGCCTTCGACCTCAACACGCCCGCCTATTTCTTCGACCGCTGGCACAGGGAAGACCCCTACGATCCGAACAGCGCCTGGATTCCCGGAAAATGGCCCGCCACACGTCTGGTCACCGATGCAGGCTCGATCTACAACGAGAGCGAGATTTGGCGCAAAGACGCCTCCTACCTACGCATGAAGAGCATGGAACTGGGCTACACGATCCCCGCCAAATACCTGAAGAAAATCGGCATAGAAGGCATCCGGGTCTATTTCACGGCACACAACGTCTTCACGATCACGGATCCGTTCGTCAAGGCGTTCGATCCCGAAAAGATCGAGGGTGCCAACAGTTCGGGATTCACCTACCCCCTGACCCGGAGCTACAATCTGGGGATCAACATCAATTTCTAA